AGCTCATCATCCGCACCATCGAGTACGCCGGGGGCAACAAGACCCGGGCCGCCGAAATTCTAGGCGTGGCGCCCAAGACTCTCTATAATCGCTTGGAGCGCTACGAAGAGCACTGAACATCTTGAAACAGAGAGCGGGGAATCTCAGCGCGGCTTCGCCTGATATTTGCTGATGCGTCCGCGAGCACGATTCACGGTCGCCTTTTTATTTCTCCAGATCATTCCAATCATCGCAATTGGCGTGGTCACGCTGGCCTACACCCTCAAGACCGTCATCGATGAGGTCGTTGAATCAAGCGACCTCATGACACGCCAGGTCTACGAGCAGGTCCGGCTGGGGCTCGAACACGGGAAGGGAGACGCGGTGACGGTATTGCAGCACGACGATGCCTTGCGCGAGTTGCTCGGCTCAATGCAGGCGTTCGGTCCCGCGGTAGTAATCGCGCGCATCACAGATGCAAATGGCAAGATTCTGGTTGCCGCGGGTGATGGCAGCGAGGGGCAGTTCCAGCCGCACCTGCCCTCGATCGAAGAGCTAGTGCAAAAGGCTTCGCGGTGGTGGCCATTCGCCTTACTCGCGGCCGCTTCAGGAAACGACCTCTACGCGACCGCGCGTCCCTTCGACGTCGATGGCAAACCTTTTGGTACCATCTATATCGGCGTTACCCTTTCTTTGCTCGCAGATCGACTGGAGCGGCTGGGACTGGCATTCGCCCTGATCGTAATCGCCGACGTTATCCTCACGCTGCTGGCTACCGCTTCGTTGCGAAGACTTTTGTTCCAGGAGATGTGGCCGTTTCCTGCCGTTTCATGGAGCGCGCGGGTGACCGAAAGTCTTCCCCCTCCGCCAGCTCAGCAAGACGAACTCAGCGGATTGGCCGAACGATTCAACCGTCTCTCGCGCGAAGTACACTCTGAACACAATCAATGGGAGACTGGACGCAGCAATGTCTTCGATATAGTTCGCTCGATCCACGACGGTGTCGTGCTGGTGGACTCGGGCGGCTCGTTGTTGTTCGCGAACCGCGAAGCCAGAGTTGTTCTGGGATTGGATAACACCCCCGCAGTCGGAGGCCGCCCGCTCGGGGTCCTGCTGCGCAGAAACCATCCCCTGGCAGCGATGGCCGAAGCGGCGCTGGAATCCGGTTCCGAAGCGCAGGACGTGCCGATGAATCTCAGCGGCAACGGAGACAGAGACGGCGGGTCCATGCTGATTTCGTTTTTCCGGCTCGGAGCCGCCCGTAAGCCCGTCGGCCTGCTTATCTTGTTGCGCGACATGAATGCGGTACAGGAACTCGAGAGCGTGGTGGATCACTCGACCCGGTTGGCGCGGCTGGGCGGTCTGATCTCAGGAGTCGCGCATCAACTCCGCAGTCCGCTGCATGGAATGAATCTGCGCCTGGAGTTACTGCGCGAAGACGCCATGCGCGGCAACGACATCGAAAAGCATATCAACCGCCTGCGCGGCGAGGTCGAGCGTCTCGATCAGTCCGTCGAAGCGCTGCTTCGATTCATGCGCCCGCAGGAGCTTAAGCTCAGCCGTTTTCTGGTAAATGATTTGCTGACAGAAATCGCCAACCGAATGAAGCGTGAGCGCATTTGCTTCGCATTCCAATTCTCTGCTGAACACCCGGTGGAGGCTGACCGCGAGATGCTGGCCGAGGCTTTTACCAACCTGATTCAGAATGCGATGCAAGCAATGCCTGAAGGGGGCGGCATAACCATCTCGACGGCAGAAAAAGACGCGATGGTCGAGGTCGAAATTGCCGACCACGGAATCGGAATCGCTCCAGAAAATCTTGAGCAGGTCCTGAATCTGTACTTCACGACCAAGAAGGGCGGGAGCGGATTGGGTCTCCCACTGGCGCTACGGGCGATCGAGCTCAACCGCGGAGTCCTTA
This sequence is a window from Candidatus Binataceae bacterium. Protein-coding genes within it:
- a CDS encoding ATP-binding protein yields the protein MRPRARFTVAFLFLQIIPIIAIGVVTLAYTLKTVIDEVVESSDLMTRQVYEQVRLGLEHGKGDAVTVLQHDDALRELLGSMQAFGPAVVIARITDANGKILVAAGDGSEGQFQPHLPSIEELVQKASRWWPFALLAAASGNDLYATARPFDVDGKPFGTIYIGVTLSLLADRLERLGLAFALIVIADVILTLLATASLRRLLFQEMWPFPAVSWSARVTESLPPPPAQQDELSGLAERFNRLSREVHSEHNQWETGRSNVFDIVRSIHDGVVLVDSGGSLLFANREARVVLGLDNTPAVGGRPLGVLLRRNHPLAAMAEAALESGSEAQDVPMNLSGNGDRDGGSMLISFFRLGAARKPVGLLILLRDMNAVQELESVVDHSTRLARLGGLISGVAHQLRSPLHGMNLRLELLREDAMRGNDIEKHINRLRGEVERLDQSVEALLRFMRPQELKLSRFLVNDLLTEIANRMKRERICFAFQFSAEHPVEADREMLAEAFTNLIQNAMQAMPEGGGITISTAEKDAMVEVEIADHGIGIAPENLEQVLNLYFTTKKGGSGLGLPLALRAIELNRGVLKIDSRVGEGTTCRIRLPLASDAPLQVSSTAV